In the genome of Aspergillus luchuensis IFO 4308 DNA, chromosome 2, nearly complete sequence, one region contains:
- a CDS encoding uncharacterized protein (COG:S;~EggNog:ENOG410PKVW;~InterPro:IPR029063) gives MMATGIDGSRWSSYIQDIKRVLKPGGWVQLVEIYFNVQSDNGSLTEKHALRQWSTKLMSSVEDVKDLRVGTRLRDLLQAAGLKEIECTMIPVPLCEWSSEPRMRDIGKANRKITRHLLTAVALYPLTQRLHMSHDEFQQLIDQAQKEAENPSLKTYFPL, from the exons atgatggcaaCAGGTATCGATGGATCCCGATGGTCGTCATACATACAAGACATCAAAAG AGTTCTGAAACCAGGCGGTTGGGTGCAGTTGGTCGAGATCTACTTCAACGTCCAGTCGGACAACGGTTCGCTCACGGAGAAGCACGCATTGAGACAGTGGAGTACAAAGCTTATGAGCTCAGTGGAAGACGTCAAGGATCTTCGTGTAGGCACCCGCCTGAGAGATCTCCTGCAAGCAGCAGGGCTGAAGGAAATCGAATGCACGATGATACCTGTCCCCCTTTGCGAATGGTCTAGCG AACCGAGGATGCGAGACATAGGCAAAGCCAACCGCAAGATCACCAGACACCTGCTCACTGCAGTAGCACTCTACCCCTTGACCCAACGCCTGCACATGTCGCATGACGAGTTTCAGCAGTTGATCGACCAAGCACAAAAAGAAGCGGAAAACCCGAGCCTGAAAACATATTTCCCTTTGTAA
- the RRP8 gene encoding 25S rRNA (adenine645-N1)-methyltransferase (BUSCO:EOG09263YBT;~COG:A;~EggNog:ENOG410PGVA;~InterPro:IPR007823,IPR029063,IPR042036;~PFAM:PF08241,PF05148;~go_function: GO:0008168 - methyltransferase activity [Evidence IEA]): MFAVPGWSLETSALKQQQAEASQKQSSSKSSTGANSTPINNRDKKRKREDHVTKGNVDEMYRRHIEGQKPTPKGQKQNANNNAVKADKKPKKGGDGQGKQSEATKEQPKEKPETTGEEGKPANKKQRKNKNKNKDQQQEASTETPAAESLPVAPPKTEAILTPLQQAMRQKLISSRFRHLNETLYTTPSAKAFELFSANPELFDEYHAGFSRQVKESWPSNPVDGYIKAFRGRGAVRGPPKKGKFDNKRNSALALPRRPNGLCTIADLGCGDAQLARALLPSAQKLNLKLLSYDLHAPEGSPITKADISNLPLADGSVDVTVFCLSLMGTNWVSFVEEAWRVLRSDGKGECWVSEVKSRFGKVHRKKAQIGAKKPLSKSEKKKLKKKAGDDEGSDVDDADIYAEDARPADNDDETDISAFVEVFRTRGFVLKPESVDKSNKMFVKMEFVKAGGAPTKGKYASTTGAAAGPGKKRFIDRSALADKGMTAEEEAAVLKPCVYKIR, from the coding sequence ATGTTCGCCGTCCCAGGCTGGTCCCTCGAGACCTCTGCtctcaagcagcagcaggccgaAGCGTCCCAGAAGCAATCTTCGTCCAAGAGCTCAACTGGGGCTAATAGTACCCCCATCAACAACAGGgacaagaagcgcaagcgcgaaGATCATGTCACCAAGGGCAATGTGGATGAGATGTACCGTCGGCATATCGAGGGCCAGAAACCGACTCCCAAAGGCCAGAAGCAGAATGCGAACAACAATGCCGTGAAGGCTGATAAGAAGCCTAAGAagggtggagatggtcaGGGAAAGCAGAGCGAGGCGACGAAAGAGCAACCCAAAGAAAAGCCCGAAACTaccggggaggaaggaaagcccgccaacaagaagcagaggaagaacaagaacaagaacaaggatcagcagcaagaagcTTCAACTGAGACTCCAGCTGCCGAGTCCTTACCTGTCGCTCCACCGAAAACAGAGGCCATTCTTACTCCCCTCCAACAAGCTATGCGACAGAAGCTGATCTCATCCCGTTTCCGCCATCTGAACGAGACGCTATACACGACACCCTCTGCCAAAGCCTTTGAGCTTTTTAGCGCGAACCCAGAACTGTTCGACGAGTACCACGCCGGCTTCTCTCGCCAGGTCAAGGAGTCCTGGCCTTCCAATCCTGTCGATGGCTACATCAAGGCCTTCCGCGGTAGAGGGGCAGTTCGTGGCCCtcccaagaaaggaaagttCGACAACAAGCGGAATTCCGCTCTCGCGCTCCCTCGTCGGCCCAATGGACTGTGCACCATTGCTGACCTTGGCTGCGGTGATGCCCAGCTCGCCCGCGCTCTGTTGCCCTCCGCCCAGAAGCTGAACCTCAAGCTTCTCAGCTACGATCTCCACGCCCCCGAGGGCTCTCCGATCACCAAGGCAGACATCTCCAACCTCCCATTGGCCGACGGCTCTGTCGATGTGACTGTCTTCTGTCTCAGTCTGATGGGCACCAATTGGGTCTCTTTCGTGGAGGAAGCATGGCGGGTCCTGCGCAGTGACGGCAAGGGCGAGTGCTGGGTCAGTGAAGTCAAGAGTCGCTTTGGTAAGGTGCACCGCAAGAAGGCACAAATAGGAGCGAAGAAGCCGCTCAGCAAgtcagagaagaagaagcttaagaagaaggctggtgatgatgaaggatcAGACGTGGATGACGCAGATATCTATGCTGAAGACGCTCGTCCGGCTGACAATGACGACGAGACGGATATCTCTGCTTTCGTGGAGGTGTTCCGCACGCGAGGCTTCGTTCTGAAGCCCGAGTCAGTTGACAAGTCCAACAAGATGTTTGTGAAGATGGAGTTTGTCAAGGCGGGTGGTGCTCCTACCAAGGGTAAATATGCCTCGACGACAGGCGCAGCTGCTGGtcctggaaagaagaggTTCATTGACAGGTCGGCTCTCGCTGACAAAGGGATGACtgccgaggaagaggccgCTGTTCTCAAGCCTTGTGTCTACAAGATCCGGTAG
- a CDS encoding MFS transporter (COG:G;~EggNog:ENOG410PFUJ;~InterPro:IPR024671,IPR036259;~PFAM:PF11700;~TransMembrane:11 (o106-126i138-156o168-190i228-250o262-285i321-344o356-377i389-409o421-440i452-477o489-511i)), translating to MSSLNPSSNHPPLQDEHNPKELNVVHELDQDKDVERRVAPDQVEDKYRTTRWEIWAYYAYYIGNNGLSLFTKIDFAPTACQNLLSQAAGDQGTLYFAGRERSIDSIVLLSNGISFAIQVVLFFIIGSFADFGNWRPNILIVLSVVAYAIGFAWLGVHEADKWHVGVGLYIVGLIAYQTTLTFWTAAFPGLARNTKEMKDVAEQYVAGSISRDEYDHVDTMKRSQLANIAFYVQSVGELFVLAVIVGIMFALNVDASESNNNWGLSVLIAFASGVWLLVSLPWFVLEKRRPGQDPQGSNIVIAGLKQLVHAARQVWKLKQSVIYLIGYFLLGDSLNTTVTVISTLQNSIVSYNTLQLTYLLLVGIAAQAIGIYAFWYAQKRLNLSTKTMFNLIAIAIILLDGWGMIGIWTQKFGFHHLWEVWLYQAYYGLFVCPWYSYSQIMISEVTPRGHEFLFFSLFSIVGKTSSFIGPLVSSAIIDASPSGNSSMPFYFLFALSVLSFGFLAVFLDLGVSREEQRVFLKGREEVEE from the exons ATGAGTTCTCTCAACCCTTCCTCCAACCATCCGCCTCTTCAAGATGAACACAACCCCAAAGAATTGAACGTGGTGCATGAACTGGACCAGGACAAAGATGTCGAGAGACGAGTTGCGCCCGACCAGGTTGAGGACAAATATCGCACCACCAGATGGGAGATCTGGGCTTATTATGC TTACTACATAGGCAACAATGGCCTCTCTCTATTCA CAAAAATCGACTTTGCACCCACTGCCTGCcagaacctcctctcccaggCTGCAGGCGATCAAGGCACCCTATACTTCGCCGGAAGAGAGCGATCCATAGACAGCATCGTCCTGCTAAGCAACGGCATCTCCTTCGCCATCCAAGTTGTTCTCTTTTTCATAATCGGCAGTTTCGCAGACTTTGGCAACTGGAGACCCAACATCCTGATCGTGTTATCGGTGGTCGCATACGCCATCGGCTTCGCTTGGCTGGGTGTACACGAAGCCGACAAATGGCACGTCGGAGTCGGACTCTACATCGTCGGGCTGATCGCCTACCAGACCACGCTGACGTTCTGGACGGCAGCGTTTCCGGGTCTCGCCCGGAACacgaaggagatgaaagaTGTCGCAGAGCAATACGTCGCGGGAAGTATCTCCAGAGATGAATACGACCATGTTGACACGATGAAGCGCAGTCAGCTTGCCAATATTGCTTTCTATGTGCAATCGGTAGGAGAGCTGTTCGTGCTAGCTGTCATTGTGGGGATTATGTTCGCATTGAACGTCGATGCTAGCGAGAGCAACAATAACTGGGGATTAAGCGTCCTCATTGCCTTTGCTAGTGGCGTTTGGCTGCTCGTCTCGTTACCGTGGTTCGTTCTGGAGAAGAGACGCCCAGGACAGGATCCCCAGGGAAGCAATATTGTTATTGCCGGGTTGAAGCAGCTCGTACATGCGGCGAGACAGGTCTGGAAGTTGAAACAGAGcgttatatatcttattg GctacttcctcctcggcgaTTCCCTCAACACAACAGTGACCGTCATATCCACCCTGCAAAACAGCATCGTCTCCTACAACACACTCCAATTAACCTATCTCCTCCTAGTCGGCATCGCAGCCCAAGCCATCGGCATTTACGCCTTCTGGTACGCCCAAAAACGCCTCAACCTCAGCACCAAAACCATGTTCAACCTGATCGctatcgccatcatcctcctcgacggCTGGGGCATGATAGGCATCTGGACCCAGAAGTTCGGCTTCCACCATCTCTGGGAAGTTTGG CTCTACCAAGCTTACTACGGCCTCTTCGTCTGCCCCTGGTACAGCTACTCCCAGATAATGATCTCAGAAGTGACGCCTCGCGGCCAcgaattcctcttcttcagtctATTCAGTATCGTAGGCAAGACGTCGTCGTTTATTGGCCCGCTCGTTTCAAGCGCTATCATTGATGCTTCACCGTCGGGGAATAGCTCCATGCCGTTTTACTTCCTTTTTGCGTTGAGTGTGCTTAGTTTTGGGTTCTTGGCTGTGTTTTTGGATTTGGGCGTGAGTAGGGAGGAACAGAGGGTGTttttgaaggggagggaggaggtggaggagtaG
- the KRR1 gene encoding ribosomal RNA assembly protein krr1 (BUSCO:EOG09263CG4;~COG:J;~EggNog:ENOG410PFJP;~InterPro:IPR041174,IPR004087,IPR036612,IPR024166;~PFAM:PF17903;~go_function: GO:0003676 - nucleic acid binding [Evidence IEA];~go_function: GO:0003723 - RNA binding [Evidence IEA]) produces MPSTYKRDKPWDTDDIDKWKVEPFQPDDNVAGSFAEESSFATLFPKYREVYLKEAWPVVTRALEKFGIACTLDLVEGSMTVKTTRKTFDPAAILKARDLIKLLSRSVPVQQALKILEDDVACDIIKIRNQVRNKERFVKRRQRILGPGGSTLKALELLTSTYILVQGNTVAAMGPYKGLKEVRRIINDCMANIHPIYHIKELMIKRELAKDPTLANESWDRFLPNFKKRTLSKRRVPFKVTDKTKKVYTPFPPAPEKSKVDLQIESGEYFLSKEAKDRQQKEEVMERQRLKREEKMKEREKAFVPPEELDAAEEKKKEKKEKKEKKEKKKRKRDSEAADVDGDDGAEKKEKKKKKKSKSKEDASDGEA; encoded by the exons ATGCCTTCCACCTACAAGAGGGACAAGCCGTGGGACACGGATGACATTGACAAGTGGAAG GTCGAACCCTTCCAACCCGATGACAATGTCGCCGGTAGTTTCGCTGAAGAATCTTCCTTCGCCACTCTGTTCCCCAAGTACCGTGAAGTCTACCTGAAGGAAGCATGGCCCGTTGTGACAAGAGCGCTCGAGAAATTCGGTATTGCCTGTACGCTGGATTTGGTCGAGGGTAGCATGACAGTCAAGACGACCCGAAAGACGTTCGATCCTGCTGCGATCCTCAAGGCCCGTGATCTGATCAAGCTGTTGTCGAGAAGTGTGCCGGTGCAACAG GCTCTCAAAATCCTCGAAGACGACGTCGCctgcgacatcatcaagatccGCAACCAAGTCCGCAACAAAGAGCGCTTCGTCAAGCGTCGTCAACGTATCCTCGGCCCTGGTGGTTCCACCCTGAAAGCCCTGGAGCTGCTTACAAGCACCTACATCCTGGTCCAAGGTAACACGGTCGCCGCCATGGGCCCTTACAAGGGTCTCAAGGAAGTCCGTCGCATCATCAACGACTGCATGGCCAACATTCACCCGATCTACCACATCAAGGAACTCATGATCAAGCGCGAACTGGCCAAGGACCCGACCCTGGCGAACGAATCCTGGGACCGCTTCCTGCCCAACTTCAAGAAGCGCACGCTGTCCAAGCGTCGCGTGCCGTTCAAGGTCACCGACAAGACGAAGAAGGTGTACACTCCTTTCCCTCCGGCACCGGAGAAGAGCAAGGTGGATCTCCAGATCGAGTCGGGCGAGTACTTCCTGTCCAAGGAGGCGAAGGATCggcagcagaaggaggaggtcatGGAGAGACAGCGGTTGAAGcgcgaggagaagatgaaggagcgcgagaaggcGTTCGTGCCGCCCGAGGAGCTGGAcgctgcggaggagaagaagaaggagaagaaggaaaagaaggagaagaaagagaagaagaagcggaagcgcGACTCCGAGGCCGCGGATGTAGATGGCGACGACGgtgccgagaagaaggaaaagaagaagaagaagaagtccaagtCGAAAGAGGATGCGTCGGATGGCGAGgcgtga
- the pup2 gene encoding proteasome core particle subunit alpha 5 (COG:O;~EggNog:ENOG410PI7M;~InterPro:IPR029055,IPR001353,IPR023332,IPR033812, IPR000426;~MEROPS:MER0047611;~PFAM:PF00227,PF10584;~go_component: GO:0005839 - proteasome core complex [Evidence IEA];~go_component: GO:0019773 - proteasome core complex, alpha-subunit complex [Evidence IEA];~go_process: GO:0006511 - ubiquitin-dependent protein catabolic process [Evidence IEA];~go_process: GO:0043161 - proteasome-mediated ubiquitin-dependent protein catabolic process [Evidence IEA];~go_process: GO:0051603 - proteolysis involved in cellular protein catabolic process [Evidence IEA]), translated as MFIARSEYDRGINTFSPEGRLFQVEYSLEAIKLGSTAIGVATSEGVILGVEKRVTSSLLEASSVEKIVEIDQHIGCAMSGLQADARSLVEHARVECQNHAFHYAEPLRVESCTQAICDLALRFGETGDDEESVMSRPFGVALLLAGIDEDGPQLYHAEPSGTFYRYDAKAIGSGSEGAQAELQNEYHRSLTLGEAETLVLKTLKQVMEEKLDAKNVQLASVTKEKGFRIYDDEEMGRAVAQLGSNQ; from the exons ATGTTCATTGCCCGCTCAGAATACG ACCGTGGAATCAA CACCTTCTCTCCGGAGGGGCGTTTGTTCCAGGTCGAATACTCTCTCGAAGCTATCAAGCTGGGTTCAACAGCGATCGGT GTCGCCACCTCTGAAGGTGTCATCCTAGGTGTCGAGAAGCGTGTCACCTCCAGCCTCCTCGAGGCCTCCTCCGTCGAGAAGATCGTTGAGATCGACCAACACATTGGCTGTGCCATGTCCGGTCTGCAGGCAGATGCCCGGTCCCTGGTCGAGCACGCCCGTGTCGAATGCCAGAACCATGCCTTCCACTACGCCGAGCCGTTGAGAGTCGAGAGCTGCACCCAGGCCATCTGTGACCTGGCCCTGCGATTCGGAGAGACGGGAGACGACGAGGAGAGCGTCATGAGTCGGCCTTTTGGtgttgctttgctgcttgctggtattgatgaggatggtccGCAACT ATACCACGCGGAGCCGTCCGGAACGTTCTACCGATACGATGCGAAGGCTATCGGGTCCGGAAGCGAGGGTGCGCAGGCGGAGCTGCAGAATGAATACCATCGTTCCTTGACGCTGGGTGAGGCAGAGACTCTGGTTCTCAAGACGCTGAAGCAGGTcatggaggagaagctggacgCGAAGAACGTTCAGCTCGCTAGTGTGACTAAGGAGAAGGGCTTCCGTATttacgatgatgaggagatgggTCGGGCTGTTGCGCAGCTGGGCAGCAACCAATAA
- a CDS encoding gamma-tubulin-complex subunit SPC97 (COG:Z;~EggNog:ENOG410PJ4F;~InterPro:IPR007259,IPR041470,IPR042241,IPR040457;~PFAM:PF04130,PF17681;~go_component: GO:0000922 - spindle pole [Evidence IEA];~go_component: GO:0005815 - microtubule organizing center [Evidence IEA];~go_function: GO:0043015 - gamma-tubulin binding [Evidence IEA];~go_process: GO:0000226 - microtubule cytoskeleton organization [Evidence IEA];~go_process: GO:0007020 - microtubule nucleation [Evidence IEA]), with product MSVNERRASYMSAPRPRVASNRVADAEKPGLRSAASPLQSENIDHRGSTSSQKTRSSRDQQPIVGDKRTERMAMHTRDKSQVRTRNPVKESSSAGNRGEFMERSRSKRGPSQAEGASPNSRKKDKQPVETPWNPQASLMPHSTAPLASRVSFPPLASALPQSLQPTPLRELSADAQERAILEDLLYVFMGFEGQYIHYRSYDPSQEKDRLTGPAFQLPSGMDPTLKELTQSTLKIATHYSALESFVEVQSRAEYGAVSHALCATIRKLLKEYLVLVAQLEHELLKNPSFTLHVLHLHLMPTSQCLAQLYTLGQELLRRNGLLDQDLDESIDDFDDVDNILEQLKEGGELVPGAMSSKRICKGGNVLRLLTEQLTTFSGDPTTKALLERLLRDASRPYMTMLNEWLHHGGIKDPHGEFLVKEQKWIKREKLEEDYTDEYWEKRYTIRENEVPPQLESVKDKVLLAGKYLNVVRECGGVDVSKAVKDVPKTLDDPRFLENVNAAYTYANASLLNLLLTKNSLTTRFRSLKHYFFLDRSDFFSYFLELGASELRKPAKNVNESKLQSLLDLVLRQPGSIAAQDPFKEDVKVRMNKVGLTKWLMQVVSVSGIDQDNPEAAIEKYQAPTSQSGEDDKDILGFDALELDYSVPFPLSLVISRKTVLRYQLIFRHILSLRHIETMLVTSWLDQSKVIAWRHKSSDRRLEMWKRRAWNLRSKMLVFVQQLLYFCTAEVVEPNWQNLMDRVNGTDADGSEVTVNGTKQVNRTVDELMQDHVDFLDTCLKECMLTQAKLLKIHHRLMTCCTMFSSWATSSLARALASADPDLAGNKAAGSDGRGYDPSRIDKLEETLRRCEEHFNRHLRILMDSLNYYAATESVVLLKLAHALSAISKDD from the exons ATGTCCGTCAATGAGCGTCGCGCCAGCTACATGAGCGCCCCGAGACCCCGCGTTGCGTCCAACCGCGTCGCCGACGCTGAGAAGCCCGGTCTGCGCAGCGCTGCTTCCCCCTTGCAATCGGAGAATATAGACCATCGCGGGAGCACCTCCAGCCAGAAAACCAGATCGTCCCGCGACCAACAACCTATCGTCGGCGACAAGCGTACCGAGCGAATGGCGATGCATACGCGAGACAAGTCCCAGGTCCGAACGAGAAACCCGGTCAAGGAGTCGTCCAGTGCAGGCAATAGAGGTGAATTCATGGAGAGATCCCGATCGAAACGAGGACCGAGTCAAGCTGAGGGGGCCAGTCCCAATTCCCGAAAGAAGGATAAGCAACCGGTGGAGA CCCCATGGAATCCCCAGGCTTCGTTAATGCCCCATTCCACAGCACCGTTAGCTAGTCGAGTATCGTTTCCTCCTTTGGCTTCCGCTCTGCCTCAGTCGCTTCAACCAACACCGCTTCGCGAGCTCTCAGCCGATGCGCAGGAAAGGGCGATACTGGAGGATCTGCTATACGTTTTTATGGGATTTGAGGGTCAATACATTCATTACAGGTCATATGACCCGTCCCAGGAGAAGGACAGGTTGACCGGACCTGCTTTCCAGCTACCCTCGGGAATGGACCCGACCCTAAAGGAACTTACACAATCGACCCTGAAGATAGCGACTCATTACAGTGCGCTAGAATCATTTGTGGAGGTACAGAGCCGCGCAGAATACGGGGCAGTCAGCCATGCGCTATGTGCGACGATCCGGAAATTGCTCAAGGAGTACCTGGTCCTCGTTGCCCAGCTAGAGCACGAATTACTGAAGAACCCGAGCTTCACGTTACATGTTCTTCATTTACACCTAATGCCGACGAGCCAATGTTTGGCTCAGCTGTATACTCTGGGTCAGGAGCTCCTCCGACGAAACGGGCTTCTAGACCAGGACCTCGACGAATCAATCGACGACTTCGACGATGTGGACAATATCCTGGAGCAGCTCAAGGAAGGTGGAGAGCTTGTGCCTGGAGCCATGTCTAGCAAGAGGATCTGCAAAGGCGGCAATGTTTTGCGGCTCCTTACTGAGCAGCTGACGACATTCTCGGGTGACCCGACCACGAAAGCTCTTTTAGAAAGGCTGCTTCGGGATGCTAGTCGGCCGTACATGACAATGCTTAATGAATGGTTACACCATGGAGGTATAAAGGACCCACATGGCGAGTTTCTTGTCAAGGAGCAAAAGTGGATCAAGCGggagaagctcgaggaagATTACACAGACGAATACTGGGAGAAGCGATATACAATTCGCGAAAACGAGGTTCCACCACAACTGGAAAGCGTCAAGGACAAAGTACTTCTGGCCGGAAAGTACCTGAATGTCGTACGAGAATGCGGTGGCGTCGATGTTAGCAAAGCAGTGAAAGATGTTCCAAAAACACTCGACGACCCTCGCTTCCTAGAGAACGTCAACGCAGCCTACACATATGCCAACGCATCGCTGTTGAACCTTCTCCTCACGAAGAACTCCCTTACGACCCGCTTCCGTTCCCTCAAGCACTATTTCTTCCTAGATCGgtccgacttcttctcctacTTTCTCGAGCTCGGCGCATCTGAACTACGCAAGCCCGCCAAGAATGTCAACGAAAGCAAGCTCCAGTCGCTTCTCGATCTGGTGTTACGACAACCCGGGAGTATTGCGGCTCAGGATCCATTCAAGGAAGATGTCAAGGTCCGAATGAACAAGGTCGGGCTCACGAAATGGCTGATGCAGGTTGTAAGCGTTTCGGGTATCGATCAGGATAACCCGGAGGCGGCAATCGAGAAATACCAGGCACCTACAAGCCagagtggagaggatgacaAGGATATATTGGGCTTCGATGCGTTGGAGCTGGATTACTCTGTTCCTTTCCCGCTATCCCTTGTAATCAGTCGCAAAACGGTTCTCCGGTACCAGCTGATTTTCCGACACATCCTGTCACTCCGTCACATTGAAACCATGCTTGTCACATCGTGGCTAGACCAGAGCAAGGTCATTGCCTGGAGGCACAAGTCCTCTGACCGACGACTTGAGATGTGGAAAAGGCGAGCGTGGAACCTGCGGTCTAAGATGTTGGTATttgtccagcagctcctctACTTTTGCACGGCGGAGGTCGTAGAGCCCAACTGGCAGAACCTCATGGACCGGGTAAATGGCACTGATGCCGACGGCTCCGAGGTGACCGTCAACGGCACTAAACAAGTCAATCGCACTGTGGACGAGCTGATGCAGGACCATGTGGACTTTCTGGATACATGCCTCAAGGAATGCATGCTGACGCAGGCTAAGCTGCTCAAG ATCCACCATCGACTCATGACCTGCTGCACCATGTTCTCTTCCTGGGCCACATCCTCTCTTGCGCGCGCGCTTGCTTCAGCGGACCCTGACTTGGCGGGAAACAAAGCCGCTGGCTCAGATGGGCGAGGATATGACCCGTCGCGTATCGACAAGCTAGAGGAGACGCTGCGTCGATGCGAGGAGCATTTCAACCGCCATCTGCGGATTCTGATGGACAG CTTGAACTACTACGCCGCGACTGAAAGTGTCGTTCTTCTTAAGCTGGCGCATGCCTTGAGCGCGATCAGTAAAGACGACTGA
- a CDS encoding uncharacterized protein (COG:S;~EggNog:ENOG410PG9V) encodes MTSTTIYEKKIANGETQSYLSEDTVDLLNALKREKRPAVGPHYVPQRQVEEFAGEEVKMYLDSQFYALAEQNPQLVKIADSRLELHAGAIFLATEELINRNETTRKLNGECVHVHRLKDYSLHMVLAPADCKKVFDAGWGQRHGFSGVEIPRALMGGKLIQLPSEYVLIYAPRTKEEVTLVLGLMKASLRYLTGEEVQ; translated from the exons ATGACCAGCACAACCATctacgagaagaagatcgcgAATGGCGAGACGCAGTCATACCTCTCCGAAGACACGGTAGATCTGCTAAATGCtttgaagagggagaagagaccCGCTGTCGGACCGCATTATGTGCCGCAGCGCCAGGTGGAGGAGTttgcgggggaggaggtgaagatg TACCTCGACTCGCAATTCTACGCCCTCGCAGAGCAAAACCCGCAGTTAGTGAAGATCGCCGATTCGCGATTGGAGCTGCATGCAGGTGCGATATTCCTCGCGACGGAGGAGTTGATTAATAGGAATGAGACGACGAGGAAATTGAATGGCGAGTGTGTGCATGTCCATCGCTTGAAGGATTATTCGTTGCATATGGTTTTGGCCCCTGCTGATT GTAAGAAAGTTTTCGATGCTGGTTGGGGTCAGAGACATGGGTTCAGTGGTGTGGAGATTCCCAGGGCTTTGATGGGCGGGAAATTGATTCAATTGCCATCTGAGTATGTGTTGATCTATGCGCCGAGAACGAAGGAGGAGGTTACTTTGGTGCTGGGTCTTATGAAGGCCAGTCTGAGGTATTTGACTGGCGAGGAGGTGcagtga